CCTcgcccaaaattcatatgctgaagtcccAATCCCCATTACCTCAGAAGTAATGAAGGCTACATGAGATCATAAGGGTGGACCCTGACCCAATCTGACGggtgtccttttaagaagagaaTAACGCACGCACAGATTGAGGGACAACCATGGGACCACACGGTCAGAAGGTAGTCATTTGCCAGCTAAGGAGAGagacctcaggagaaaccaaacctgccaaGAACcagatcttggacttccagcctccaaaactgtgagaaagcaAACATCTGTGTGCAAGCCATCCAGTCCAGGGTGCTTTGTTGTGGTGGCCCTAGCAAGTGAATACACtcaaaaaattcctgaaaatgtaCTAACCGACTCCCGAGTGGGTACTTGCTGGCTCAAGCTGACCACTACTGACCATCTACCACTTTCCCGTTTCCTGACTTGATCGTGGATCCCTCAAGAGCAAGGTCCTGCCTCACTCAGAGGTCATCAAACACTTTTTAGAAAGGGCCAGAGAGAAAACATCTCAGCTCCACACACAGCACAACCTCTGTCGCGGCACATAAACAAGCCACGTGGCCGTGTGCTGGAGGAAACATCCAGTGGGTGAGATTTCATCATTTCCATGTATcctgaaattttattcttttgatacatttttaagcatttttagcTCAGAGTCCGTAAAAAATAGGCATTGGACCAGATTTGGCCCCAGGGCCTGGTGTTCTGACCCCTGACCTTCAGTACGTCCCTCCCTCAGTAGAGGGAGGAGGGCTCGGTTATTGTTTGATGAACCAGGAAGGGATGGAATGAAGGTCTGCCAGCCTACCCGGCATTTCAGTGAGCCAAGGCCCCTTCCCGGCAATGTCAGGaatctttttttaatgcaaaatgtTTTTCTAATGTGCCAAGGGAAAAAGAGCTTtctgaaatataaatcaaatctCTCTCTGCAAGGCAGACCCATCCCCTCCTTGCTGCCTCTAACATTCTAAGTGATGTGTCTTAGAAATAAAATCCAGTAACTCTTCCATTAATAACGTCTGTTTACCGAGCATCTCAAAACCATGTCACATCAAACCTAAGGAGACAGAACTGCTGATCACTGGTTCCCGGGGGGCTGGGGCGGAGGGGAAGTGGAGAGGGGCTGCTGATGGGGGACGAGGTCTCTTTCTAAAGTGGGTTATGTTACCCAACTCTGTGACTATCCTGAAAACCACTGAAATTGTATCTCCATAAAGCTGTTTGAAAAACACACCAGGACCAGAGTCGCCTAATTCTCACGGTGACAGTTTCTAAATctagtctttgctgctgctgtccCTGCCGTGACAGAAGCGGGCTTGGCAGGAGGGAGGCCCCCCGGCGCCCACCTGCAGGCCTTCCCAAGCAGGAGCGCATCATTGGGGGGGCTCCCTGGGGTCCCACAGGAGAAGCTCTCCACCCCAAGGGGAGGCACAGCGAGACCCCACACAGGCAGCCAGGCTTCTAGGCACCTTCTGGAAGCAACTGGAAACTTCCCATTTTCCACCCCTTGAGGGCGGTCACTGCTCCCATTACTAAACCTGGGATTCAACCTTCCTGGTGCTTCACTGCGAGCTTATTTGCGGGACTCAGGCAGAAGGCAGCCAAGAGTGGCTCCAAAGCCTGGGCCGGTGATGACTTTCTCTGACTTACAAACAGGGGGGCGGGCCACAGGCCCACAGTGGCAGAGTGCAGCCTGCTCACCGCACCAGGTACACAGGGAAGGCAGGACGAGGACATGGGCCGCTGGACAAGGTCCCTGAGCAGCAGGAACGGCTCCAGAAGTGCTTCTTGGGACCAGCATGGTGCCCTGGGTGCCTGTCCTTCATAAAGGAGAACAATCACTCCCAAGGGGTAAAGGGACGGAGTGTGGCCATGGGGCCAGGACACATGAGTTCCAGTCCTGGTCAGCCACTGTTTATCTATGTGGTTCCCAGCAAGACAGGTGACCTCCCTGTGCCTCAAGGctatatctgtaaaatggatctaATTCTCCCTGCCCCAGAGTGATTGTGGATCACAGGAACTCAGGGCTGTTGTGAACACATTGGCTTACTTAAGGGAATATTTTGGGTGTGGACTTCAGGCGTGGCTGGATCCAGAAAATGAAGTCATGAGCACTCTGTTTCTCTGAAAATCAGCTCTCTTTTCCCGTGTGTGCGATGCACTGTCAATTCAGGCCTGCTTCCTGGTTGAAAGGTGGCTGCAGCAGCCCCAAACCCTCTGTACCCTAAGCCCCAAGGCCTGGGGGAAAAGCAGGGCCTCCGTTGCCCAAACCAAATGCAAGCCCTAAGCCTGGCTCTGGCTGGCAGTAACCAGATCCTCCTTTCACGCCATCTGACCACGGTGACTGTGGTCATGGGACTTTGACTGTGAGCAACAAGGGTCGTCAGTGGCCTCTGTTGGGAGGAGGGGGTAACCAGCCTTCCAAGGCTCTACCCACTCCTAAAGCAGATTCCATCTTGCAGAGCCAGGAGGGATAGCAGCACCGCCCGCCACATCACAACCCGATTCAGAGGGTGCAGAGTTAGAGGCCTTCTCTGGGTCACAGGAAGCCTCAGGCAGAGCTTGAACTCTCAGGTCAAGGGCCACACCCAGGAAGACTCAGCCCCAGCCCCCTAACTTGGAGGGCCCTGCTGTCTCCACACCGGCCTGTGTGCAGGAACAGTCCCCTATGTCTCTTCCCCTGCTACACGCCTGGCCTCAACCCCTCACCTGGCTTGTCCCCAGGTGAGTGCAGCCAAATTGCAAAACTTGCCCTGCTCACATCACGAGCAGTGATGGGTCACACCTGGCCAGCCTACACTGGCCCCAGAACCCTGCTCTGATGGTACCATCTGGATGTGGGAGGATGGGCATCCTTGGACTCTGATTATGAGGACAAGTCAACTCCGGGAAGTTACATGACTACCTCGACATTGCCCACTGTATGAACTCCCTTTTGAAATAAGGTGTCCTTCCATCCTGCCCTCCACGTCTCCTGTCCCTCCCAACTTCCCACCTGCTTTCAGGTAATTCCTTACAGCTACATCCTAATTCATCAGCCATGTCTAATCATTCTAAACAGGCTATTTTTTAAAGCTCTAAGAGCTTGAATCCCAGTAGTGTTGTATTCTTAGAAATTCTAGCTGGTTCTTTAAAAATTGGCCTGTTATTTCTTTATAGTTCTGTTCTTTGCAGTTTGATTCACTTTTTCCTTTGATCacatgtgtgtgtcagtcactcagttccaactctgcaaccccatggactgtagctcaccaggctcctctgtacaagggattctccaggcaagagtacttattATCTTATTAATCCACATTCTTGAGATTTTTATACCCATTGTTCCTACAGTCATGTGGCTTGTTcctttgaatgttttttttttaaatagtattttatttaactttattttatttgactgcatcggGTCTTAATTGCAGTACCCCAGTTTCGCTCTAgctatggcacacaggcttagttgccctgacacatatgggatcttagttccccagaccagggaccgaactcacatcccctgtattggaaggtggactcttaaccactggaccgccagggaagcccttccttgtATGTTCTATTATGTGGGAACCATGCACAGCTGGGTTGAGGGTATGCATCTCCCACAAGTTTCTAGACCACAAATCCGAGAGGTGCAGGCCTACCTAGGGTTTTGCCTTTTTCAAAGTCCAGAAAGATCAACACCCTCATCCTCTCCCCAGGGCTAGTGGGATTATTAgactctatttctatttcaaCATCCTGCTTTGTGCAGATGTTTTGGTTCTAACTCCTCCCCTAGTGCCGATCAACCCCTCTCAGCTAACCCAAGGGTGTTTGGTCCTTTACTCTGATTTCTGTAAGGAACCAACAAGAGAAATTGTTGGTTCCTTAAAGAAACCAATGGGGCTCTTCCAAGCAGTCTCCCAGGGTCACTGTTTTGTTCCCAGCATCTGAGAATCTCCCTTTCTTAGGAAGTCCGCAGCCATTTAACTTTTGTTTATCACTGGGAGGTGTCTGAAGCAGGAAGGTTTTCAGGTGCCATCATGCTGGAGCCACACTTTAATCTTTAGAGCCAaactatggtttgtccagtagtcacgtacagatgtgattgctggaccataaaggctgtGCGCTGAGGAATTGTTGCTTTCGAACTACAGTGTTGGAggaaactcttaagagtcccttggacggcaagatcaaaccagtcgatcctaaaggaaatcaaccttgaatattcattggaaagtctgatgctgaagctgaagttccaatactatggccacctgatgcaaagagccaactcactggaaaagacactgatgctgggaaagactgaaggcagaagagggtgacagaggatgagatggttggaaggcatcatcgACCTAAAattcatggacatgaattttgagcaaactccgagagctagtgaaggccagggaagcccagtgtgctgcagtccatgggatcagacacaactgaacaagctGGTTGTAGTCACTGAATCCACTCCAGGGAATGGCTGTGCCGAGAGTACACCAGCAGGGGGAGTCCCCTCTACAGAAGGGGATGGGGTGGATAGGGTCCAAGCAAAGCCTTTGCTGGTCTGAACGGGCCAAGCCATGCAATTGTGTGCCTCAAAGCTGTGGTCACTCACTGAGGAGCTGGGATTATCTTGCTCTGCAGTTAAGACATTATCAGGATCTTAATCCTACTGAACAGCTCCCTGgccagaaagggaaagtgaaagtcgctcagtcgtgtccgactctctgcaacccaatggcctgtacagtccatggaattctgcaggccagaatactggagtgggtagcctttcccttctccaggggatcttcctgacccagggatcgaacccaggtctcccgcattgcaggtggattctttaccagctgagccaccagggaaacccaagaatactggagtgggtaccctaccccttctccagcctatcttcctgacccagaaatcaaacccaggtctcccacattgcaggcagattctttacaactgagctatcagggaagcccctccctggCCAAAGGGCGCTTATAAATACCATCTCTGCAAGAAGCCAGTCCTCAGGCTGGATTAAGCCCAGGCAATGCCTGGCAGGCAAGCGGAGGCTcccaccactgttatggcagccAGGCTGGGCCACACCAAGGGAGCAGAACCCCAGATATCAGGAGTGATTAAATGTGCCTCCTACATAAGTGCTGGGGCTCAGTACATCTGGACCCCAATCAGAAAGCACATGCAGTGAAACTGAAAAGTGGGATCCAGGTTACCAGGTTTTTTAAAGCCCATGGGTTATTATAATGCCCACCAGCGTTGAAAACCACTGGTTTGAACCATATAAAGTCCATCCCAATGTCAAATGTTTCAGATTCTCCCAAGGTAAACTCAATGGGGGGTGTATCTGAGGGCTGGGGCAGCCAGCATAGATGGATCACAAGAGAAAACATGACCTTGGGCTGCCTGCTTGGAGGCTAATAGTTGATGGTCCTTAGAGCACAGCTGCCTGGAAGTATCTGATGGTGTTTTGGGGATAAAAAGCAAAGCTCTCCACTGAGACCTCTCCAGGACATAGAACACACTTCTACCCACTCCAAATGCCAGCACAAATTCAATGGCATCCACCAGCCACTCCAAGGGCATAATCCTTGGAGGCTGTGTGATAAGATAGTTGTCTCTTGTGACTTTGTGGTCTATAtctcacaaggctcctctgtccatgggattccccacccagggactgaatctatgTCTtccgcattgacaggcagattctttaccacctagctTCGAGGGACGCCCAAGCTCCAAGACAGGAAGTGGCTAAAATCTGTGCCTTCTAAGTGAACATTCTTCATAGGAGTACAGGGAAGGAATCTCAGTgcaatgaagcagaaaaaaagcaGTTGGGAAGACTCATCCCAACCCGCCTCCACCAGGGAAAGCAGTGTCTCCACACTCCTAAATGCTCCCCTCCACCAGCATCCCCACGGCTGTCTCCCCTGGTTTGGCTCCAGAACTGCATTCTCATCTAACTGGGCTTTACTTAGGCACCCAGCTTCCTCCTGAGGGGTAAACCTAAACCTCACAGGGGCGGCTTTGTCCTCTGCCCCGCCTCTGACATCCGAACAGTGCCCGGCAGGGAGCCTGCAGTTTGCTCAATGAATGACTATATCACCAGTGGGGACACAATGAGTAATTCGTTAGTTTAAGGACGCACAGGTGAAGGGAAGTGGGATTGCCCCAGGAAAGGGCATTTACAGACAGTAAATGTCTGTAAAACAAGGACCGTCTGACAGGGGCCAGGAGACTCAGCCCCCAAGAGGTGGCTCGCCTGAGGCTGTGAGCCAAGCTCAACTCCCTTGCTCCTGGTTTGACAAACCCGTGTGCAGTTCAGCAGATGCTTTGGGGCATCACCTTTCAAGTGAACCGGTTTCCCACACCTTGTGCTAGAACAGCCACGACAAAGCCCCAGAACTGCAGAAAGCACATGAACCCCTACACaatatttatgaaatactttCTAGTTTTTTCTTCCTGGATTGAAACACAAATGTTACCAAGGAACTGACACAAGAACAATTTTATTGAAATCACTGAACACTTGTGCAGTACTCAATATCAGGATTTTGAGATGTTTTAGACAAAAATCTGTTTCCCTTTAAACGGATGAAGAAACCGGATCCTAGTTGGTGGAAGTTAATGCTTGTATCACACAGCTAATGGGAGGTAGAATTCTAAAATTTGCTTCCAACTTCCACCCGTACCTGACCATGCCAGCTAGAGCGTCTATTTTTGTGTTGCCTAAGTTTAAGGACCATATAATCTGGATTAACTTTAcaacaataatttaaaagatagagAAGGATCCCatattacagaaaattttaaatcgaCTATTTTACCatttatacaatgaagaaaactgaCAATGGGACAGGCCAGTGGTCAGCCAACACGCAACACAATGTGTTAACAAACAGCCAAAAGACTGATGGGCATCACTTATTTCCTTCCATGTTACATCTTGCCTTTtttggagggaggaaggaataaAAAGGCAGATTGATTCAAACCTATTAAATATACCAATTAAgtttatactttcttttctgaaattaatatttGAGTGGAACATGTATTAATTATTCACATAACACTAGCTTTCTACTGCAGTTTAAGAATCCAGCAGATGATGCTAAGGTTTAAGCAAATCCTAGAAGTCATTGCACTGAATGGTTAACTACTCAATTATGAACTGGAAAATAATACTGGGTAATTATTTCAAAGTACAAACTAcagatataatattaaaaaaacatagatAGTAGAAAACTTCTCTAACTTAAAAGTATAAATGGTTAAGTCAACAGTACCTACTTACAAATTTCACAAAATCAGAATAAACACTCAACTTTTAAGAGGGGCCATTTCAGTCCTGCCTTTACCACTTAATAGAAGATCTCATACAGGTGGGTCCTTTCGTTCAAGGGTGATTTCAAAACCAACTTACAATGTTAATATTATATCTTGGATCCCTGCTAAGAAGACTCTTCAAGGATCTTTCATACTAACTTGAAGTTGAGGAACATACAATTTGAGAAACTAAATAAATGATACAGCCCCTCCCGCACACCCAGGTTACCTACAGTGAGCCTGGATCTGAACTTTAGTTCCTAGAGATCTCTCATCTCTTATCCTGAGATACTCAACCTGGGCTCTAGAACAGGACACCAACCTGTGTTCTAGAGGGCACCAcctgtactaacgcatatatatggaatttagaaagatggtaacaataaccctgtgtacgagacagcaaaagagacactgatgtatagatcagtcttatggactctgtgagagagggagagggtgggaagatttgggagaatggcattgaaacatgtaaaatatcatgtatgaaacgagttgccaatccaggttcgatgcacgatactggatgcttggggctggtgcactgggacaacccagagggatggaatggggagggaggagggaggagggttcaggatggggaacacaggtatacctgtggcggattcattttgatatttggcaaaactaatacaattatgtaaagtttaaaaataaaataaaatttaaaaaaaaataaataaaaagataaaaaaaattttttttaaaaattaaaaaaaaaaatagagggcaCTACCTGGCTGATATTAATACCTAGGCGTGCACAGGATTGAGTCAAAAAGCGCTTCAATTCAATTcattcaagaaaagaagaaaaataacatgcTTAGTTTACATAGGCTTAACCTACTCTGGTCACCTAGTAAATCTTGAATTGGCTGCCACTACTGGTAAATAGAATACTTTTATATTTGGTGCAGAAACCAACAAATTTAGGTAAAATCAAGCCTTTACCCTGACAGTTCAAACtttgtttatttgtatgtaaAGTGCCAGTTTTATATACAAATCATAAGTAAACTTTAAAATCTGCTCAGAAGCAGTGAGTCTGATGTATTCCTTGTGGTGGTTACTCTTTAATCTTTCAGGATCAAACTCGCTGGAGTCCCTACACTTGGAGGCCAAGAAAGCAGCTGTTAAGACCCAAAGTAAGTCCTGTTCAGCTAGCCTGCTTGCAAAAGCCAAACACGGACAAGATCATTCAAGAACCCGAGTAGCTGTTGCCTACTTTCCATCTAGGTGACCCCACTAGCATTAACAGGATTGATTTTGAGGTAGCTACACAGTGCTAAAGATGCCATTAGTGAACATGATGGACAGTTCATGGTGTAGCTCGTTGATATGGTTCAAGtagctgatttttttcttttttgatgagaaggaaaaaaaaaaaatcagcaaggtAAGAGCACGTCTTCAGGTCACTTAGAAGTCGGCATCCAAGGTAAAGGAATTCTCTGTCGGACTTGACATCACTCCCATCCTCTGATACTCGCCTACTCTCTTCTCAAAGAAGTTAGTCTTCCCCTCCAGTgaaatattttccataaagtcAAATGGATTTTCTACTCTGAAAACCTGAAAAGGTTCATAGCAAAACATAAGCACAGAACACCGGTTTCAGAAAGAACCAGAGGGCTACCCACAAAATACTTTACCTTGCTAAAGCCCAGCTCCAGCATAAGTCTATCTGCCACGAACTCAATGTACTGCTTCATCAAAGTGCAATTCATCCCAATGAGCTTCACAGGCAGGGCCTCCGTGAGGAACTCCTAGGGGCCAGAGCACAGCTtctcaataaaacagaagcattaaGAGGTCTTCTAGCAAGCACAAGGCCTCCCTGTGTTACCCACCTGTTCTATCCTAACTGCATTGACGATTATTTCTTTTACTCTCTGTTCCGAAGGTTTGTGCAACAGGTGTTTGAACATCAGGCAGGCAAAGTCACAATGCAAACCCTAGAAGAAAAAGGTTTAAAGTCACCAACagagcagtggcaccccactccagtactcttgcctggaaaatcccatggacgaagaagcctggtgggctgccgtctatggggtcgctaagagtcggacctgactcagcgacttcactttcacgcattggagaaggaaatggcaatccactccagtgttcttgcctgaagaatccagggacaggggagcctggtgggctgctgtccataggacacgactgaagcgacttagcagcagtagcagcagcaacagagcagTAGACTTCTATCATTAACGTGGAAGAGGAAGCTGTGTTAGGCTGGCGTTCTTGTTAGACATCCTGTGTGGTCAGACTAAAGCATTTCAAATGTCAAGGGGAAGATGACTCAACTGCTGTGTCACCTAGGCAGGCTCAGGCCCCACGCTGGGCCCCAGTGCTGCCCCTAGAGGACAGCGAGACAGGTCTGGTCCTCActctgtggttgccaaggagtgGGAGGAACTTTTTCTCAGCATTTTTCCTTCCTACAGCCCTGAGCTTTAACATTCACCACCACTACTTCCagcagaaaaggcaaaactctgAATAGGCTGGTTAGTTTTTAGATTTATAACCTAATGTCTGGGAAATCAGTAATAGTAATGCAATTTCAAGTGAATCAAGTCTGCAAGTCTTAGTGCATTAAATCCCAAGTAATGTTGATGGAAGTGGTTTCCCTGGtaagctcaatggtaaagaattcacctgccaatgcaggagatgcaggttcgatcctgggttagggagatcccctggagaagggaatggcaactctagtatctcttgcctgcaaaatttcatggagaagcctggcgggctacacagtccacagggtcacagagtcagatatgactgagaacacacacacccagacaaCGCTGATGGGAGTTAAACAGAACATCTGGGCACTAAACTTTCCGCTTTGGCATTTTAATCCAAGTGCGTTCAAAGACATACTGGACCTGAATGGATTCAGAGATGTTCGCCAACTAATTCTGAAGTACAGAAGGATCACACACAGGTAGAAATAATATTACTTCCCCTAGGAAAAAATTCCATACATAGGGAAATACCTATGTATACTGAGAATATGAGTAAAATAATTTCAgcaaattatttcattctcttccaAGATGCCTATGGTTGAACCCACATGTTAAATGTGCATTTAAGGCAATCTCACATCTTGGGTTCCCTTCAGTGAACATGGGGTTGTAGGTGTTTGGGGTGCAGGTCAGCCTATTATCTGAATTAGACCCACCTCATCTCTGCTAATAAGTTCATTGGAAAACGTGAGGCCAGGCATCAGTCCTCGTTTCTTGAGCCAGAATATCGACGCAAAAGAACCGGAAAAGAAGATGCCTTCCACTGCAGCAAAGGCTACCACACGTTCTCctacagttaaaaacaaaatatttctgtgaGTATTTGCCTGTGTTCATAGGAACAAACCAGTAACAtcacttagaaaatgaagctcagGGGTAAGTAGGGCCAAGGTCCCTTACCATATGTAGCTTCTTTGTCCCCAATCCAGCGCAGGGCCCAATCTGCCTTCTTCTTCACACAAGGCATCGTCTCAATGGCGTTGAAGAGAAATTCCCTGGTAGGCACACACAGATGATCAGTCATTCTAGCAAAGACTTCTAGTATCAGCTTCTAGGTAAGAGCACTGGGACCAAGACCAATTTGGGATTCAaactgaaatgttttctttttactagCTTGCTTTTTCCTCcaatgttttagaaaaaatatcaaaaatccaTTTGGTTTA
This window of the Bubalus bubalis isolate 160015118507 breed Murrah chromosome 12, NDDB_SH_1, whole genome shotgun sequence genome carries:
- the RRM2 gene encoding ribonucleoside-diphosphate reductase subunit M2, producing MLSVRVPLATIADPQQQQLSPLKGLSLADKENTPPSLSGTRVLASKTARRIFQEPSEPNPKLSAPSVGDEPLLRENPRRFVVFPIEYHDIWQMYKKAEASFWTAEEVDLSKDIQHWEALKPEERYFISHVLAFFAASDGIVNENLVERFSQEVQITEARCFYGFQIAMENIHSEMYSLLIDTYIKDSKEREFLFNAIETMPCVKKKADWALRWIGDKEATYGERVVAFAAVEGIFFSGSFASIFWLKKRGLMPGLTFSNELISRDEGLHCDFACLMFKHLLHKPSEQRVKEIIVNAVRIEQEFLTEALPVKLIGMNCTLMKQYIEFVADRLMLELGFSKVFRVENPFDFMENISLEGKTNFFEKRVGEYQRMGVMSSPTENSFTLDADF